Within Metabacillus sp. KUDC1714, the genomic segment AGAGACAATGTCATTCAACTTATCGCTGCTTGCAGCTTGATCGTTCTCTTCACCTGTTTTCGTTGCAATATTTTGAAACAGCGTTTCATTTACACCATCCGTACTTGAGTAGTCTATTTCCCTACTCCAAAGCTCCAACCATTTTGTCTTATCAACAACCAGATATTCACCAAAGTGAGTAGTTTCCACACTTATTGTATTTTTACTTGGATTTAACACAGCGTTAAGGCTTTCAAACATTTCCTCGTCTTCATTGTACCAAACGATGGCTAGATCATCTTCCAACGTGTCTCCTAGCTTCGCTTCATCATAAGTAAACTTAATGCTTGCTTTCTCAAATTCTGATTGCGTATTGATGCTTACAGGAGAACCAATAATACCGTGTAAATTAGTTGTTTTAATATTTACGTTGTTTGTGCTGTTAATTCTAGTCGTTTTATTAATGTTATCCTTTGCACTAAACCCAACTTCTACGCTTTTAATTTCTGATTTATCAGGCTGAATCAATGATTTACTAATCGATTGTTTATAGAGTTCTTGTGAATCCTCGATTTCGTCATTGTTGCTGTCTGCAGCATTCGGATTTGTCTTTAAAGCATATTCATCTCCATCACTTAACCCATCGTTATCTGTATCATACTTATTAGGTAATGAATCGAACTGATGTACTTCAAATCCGTCAGTTAAACCATCTTGGTCTGAATCTTCCTTAATCAAATTTGTTTGATAAGCTTGCTCGTCTTTATTACTCAGGTCGTCTTCATCGATATCTTCATCTGCATCACTTATGCCATTACGATCTGAATCATATTTTGTCGGGGAAATAAATGATATAACCTCATATTCAATATTGTCCTGCAATCCATCACCATCAGTATCCTTTTTAAATGGATTTATTCCCTCTAGGAATTCTATTCCATCTGTTATAGTGTCACCATCCGTGTCAGAGGTAGATTCAAAGAATTCTGTGTTAAATAAATAGCCTGCTTTTTCAAGTCCGAATAACACTTGTTTATATGCATTTTGATAGGATTTTGATGCAGGGATAGCTAGATCTTTTTCTAGAAACTCATTAGCTTTTTCAGACATTTTCACAGCGTTATTCAAATGAGCTTTTAGTTTATTTCCTTTGTGATCTGCTTGATCGGAGATATCCTTTAAGATGCCGATAGCATTTTTATTGACAATTTTATCCGATAAATAAAAATTAAAGAGTATATCTGCAAGTAATACCTCAGTTGCTTCATTAAAATCGTTTTTTGTTACATACCCCCATAGACATATGGTTAACGTATGTTTGATTTTCAAGAGCTGATCACTTTTAAGTACCACCTCTTGTATGTACTCCTCTTGAACAGCTTGTTCATATTGGTTAATCAATTGTTGAAGTACATCAAATTCATTCATATCTTTTTGTTTAAAGTCTCCGGTTTCATCAATTTCCGCTATCAGTTTAGAATCAAACTTAGCATTAGTTTCTTTTATGACTGTCACGAAACGCTTTAATTCATTTATTGCAATCTGATCATAGATTTTTGCAATTCTGGTGTCCTCATAGAATTCATATTCACTTAACCACTGTTTTACATTTTGCTCACTAGAATTCTTCTGTTTTCCTTGATTAGCCTCGTTATTTCCCTTTGCAACCACCGCTTGCCCAGATCCGCCGAAAATCATTGCAAAGATCAATAAAAAACTCAACATACTTTTTACTTTATTTTTCATCGTGATAATCTCCTCTATAAAAATATTAATATAACCTATCTACGATATCGTGGTTCCCACCCAAAGAAATATTGTCAAAATCCTTGAGCTAATGTCATTAAATCAACCCCTTTGACAAGTGTTATTTTTCTAATAGCAACTAGTGGGTACCTACCAAAAGTACAAAATAGGAATATATTACAAACAATACGAATACTGAATTTTCTAAAAATTTTTAAATCAGAAAGACACCTAATTTTTTAGTGTCTTGTCTTTTTAAATTTACCGAACATAAATAAATCTTTGACCAATATATTTTCGGTCTGTAAACCAATGAATGGATTCCGTTTCGCTCCCCAACCGTTTATATGAAACGTGTCAGGGGATGATGCTTTTTGGTCCTTAGACTGTGGCGAAAATGCAAAAACATTGAAAAGCATAAAATAAACGGTAACAGTTATTTCTTATAGTTCCTTGGGGGATAAATTCATTTTTTCTCCTTTCCTCCCTAAACTAAAATTTCTTGAACCAAATTTTAGTTTATTATGTAAATCTCTGGGATGTAAGGTAAAAACCTCCTGATAATTTAATTATTTTTATCATACTTATGAATCAATTGATCTTTATTTAGAGATTGAACCTATATATACAGTCATTTTGGGAAAATTGTACGTTAAGCATTATATTTAAAGCTAAAAAGCCGGATTCCTGTATCCTAAGGAAGGCCGGCTTTCATATATCATATCTATAACACTCTTTGACTATCATGTCCCGTTGTTGAATACATAGTTTTTTTGAATCTCTCTTAACATTTACAAATCATCAACATGTTCCCCATCTGGATCTTTAAAATTGGCTGTTTTCGCAAACTTTGTTGCTTTTAAAATAGTATTGGGTTGGTTGATTGCAGCGAGAGGATGCTCGCTTTCCGTGGGGCGGGCGATGAGCCTCCCTCTAGAAATGTTGGTATATCAACGCTTAAAACTGTTTTAATAGACAGAAAAAAAATTTTCACTTACTGATTTTCACTACAGATTATCATCAATTTCCAAAAGTTCAAAATATTGTTATTCTGAGGTTACGCTTCGCTAGAGTTAATTGGAAATGATTAACTCTAAGTGCTTATATGATGCACTTCGGATCTCTGCGAATCTTATGATGACGTACCCTCCCATGTCTCTTGGCGTCTAACGCGTACATTCCTTCGTTCGGTCTATTCATAAGGCAGAGGCTGGCTATGCTCCTCGAGGGACTCTTAGTCTAATGGCTCATTTCGTGCCAACTTCTCCGTGTCATCCTATTGTCTAGATTACAAACTAGGAAGTTGCTTAGGCTGCCTCTTTGAGGCAATGGAGATCTGTTAACATATGATTTACATTAAAGTGCACTCGTTTTGTACACAAAGCGTGTAGAATTTTTAGTAATTTCCCGCATAAAACAACCATGGCTTCTTTCTTCTTTAATGGATTGACAGTACGAGTCGTATAGTAATGGTACAAAGATTTAAACGCTATGTTGTGTTGAATTATAGGGAGGATGACTCTAAATAATATAGCCCGTAACTTCCTCCTACCTCTTTTGGAAATTTTCTTTTGACCTTTGTGTTGGCCAGAAGAGTTTTCTCTAAGCGTGAGCCCCGCTAATTTAATTAATTGGCGTGGGTGCTGATATTGCCTAAGAGAACCTATCTCAGAGAGTAGTTCAACAACAGTATTTTCGCCTAAACCAGGAATAGATAAAATATACTCATAGTCTGTCAATTGTTGAGCGAGGTCATTTAACCTTGATGATAAGACCTCCAGTTGGTTTGAAAGAGCTTTGTACTGAGAAAGTAATGTATCCATTTCAAATCGGGCCATTTCTAGCCCCTCAGTTAAACCAATGGACTGACCGGCTATTGATTTTAGCTTTTGTATTTTAGAAACGGAAAGACACTTTATTCCTTCAACCCTTTTGTAAAGTGAGATAAGTTCTTCATCATTTTTCCCATCAAAATCGATTGGCAAAGGTGTCACCTCGAGAACAGCGCATGCGTTTTTACCGAAGCTTTTGAATACATGATGGAACTCAGGGAAATAAAGATCTGTCCACCGAATCATTCGATTCTTAAGTGATACGATGTCTTCCTGCATTTTAGTCCGAAAACTCGCCCCATTACGAAGTTCGGCTTCTGTCCCTTCTAAAATTCGTGTATAGTTGAACCGGCCATCGCGGATTAAAGAAGCGATAACGCGAGCGTCCTTTTGATCATTCTTAGTTTGAAGGTTATCATCTAATTCCTTCGTTCTATTCACATGCATAGGGTTAACCATGACAAATTGAATATTATTTTCGACTAAATAAGCAGCTAAGTTCATCCAATAATGCCCTGTGGGCTCAAAGCCGACTAAGACATCTGTCTTTTCATGTGATTCTAGTAGAGAATGAATCATATTGTGTAGTTGCTCAAACCCATCAAGGGATTGTATGAACGGAAACGGTTTTTGCAAAATTCGTCCACGATCATCGATAGCGCATGCGTAATGTTTTTTCTTCGCAATGTCTATTCCAATAACAAGTGTTTTTTCAGATACTTGATTAATTTTGGTATTCATATTACTATTCATCATATGGTCCTCCTGTATGGTGATGAGTCAATTTAGTCGTTGATACTCAAGCATCATACAAGAGGACTTTTTGTTTTGCAAGAAGCCTTAAGGATATTAAACAGGAATGCTCCTCAGCGCGAAGCGCCTGCGGGGTCTCATCTGTCCCGCTACTCCCACAGGAGTCTCGCATATCCGTTCCAATCACCCTAATCAGTTTTGTTCAAAAACAACAATCTTTTAGAAAAGAGCCTTAAAATTAAACCAATGGCCATTCTCTATATCTGTAATAAGTTCAACTACACTTATATGAAATGGTAAGCCTCATCTATATCGTCAGTGTTAAAATGGATTTAACTTGAACTTGGAAGAAGTTTCAATTACAAAAAGTATATCTAAGTAATTTTGAACAAATATTATAACTATTGAAAATCAAAAGGAGGTGTCTACAATGAACGCACAACGAGCACAAGAAATTGCTTCTTCGCCAATTATGGCTAATGTAACTTATAATGGAGATAGTATTTACATTGAGCATGTGGATAAACAAAATGGAATAGCTACAATCCATTCCCTTGATGAACCAAATAATAAACAAAGTGTTTCTGTAACAAGCTTAAATGAGCAGTAATTTCACAAGTGTTTCTCAATAAGAAACCTCCACCTTTGGGTGGTGGTTTCATGTTTGATTAAATTTAGTTGAAATCTGCTTTAACTATTCATCCCCTTTTTCTTAACAAAAAAAAATCTCCTTCTCACAAATTCTTTTCGATAAACTGGTTCAATTCAATAAGAACGCCTTAACGGTGATAACTAGGTAACAGCCTTTCGATTTCCTTCTTTCTAGAGTAAGACGATTAATCATTTTGTAAACACTACCTCCGCTAAATTACAATTAGGGAAAGCATTATAAATAGAGAAAAAAAGATGTCCCAAAAGCTGGCTCTTTTAGGACATCCTTGATAGTATCTTCAATTTATCGCTGTCACAACTTACATTGTACTGATATCAATCACGAATCGATACTTTACATCTGAAGCTAAGACACGTTCATAGGCTTCGTCAATTTGATCAGCTGAAATTATTTCAATATTAGGAGCAATATTATGTTTTGCACAGAACTCCAACATCTCTTGAGTCTCACGAATGCCTCCAATCATTGAACCTGCAAATGAACGACGATGACCGATGAGAGAGAACACATTTACTGCCAATGGCTCTGCAGGGGCACCAACATTTACTAGAGTACCATCTAGCGTTAACAGTGAGAGATATGCACTAATATCGATTTTTGCACTTACCGTGTTTATGATCAGGTCAAAAGTACCAGCAAGTTTATTAAATGTCTCAGAATCACTTGTAGCATAGTAGTTGTCTGCGCCGAATTGCAAACCATCTTCCTTTTTATTCAATGTTTGTGACAGGACGGTAACTTCTGCTCCCATGGCGTGTGCAATCTTGACAGCCATATGACCAAGACCTCCCAAACCAACAACCGCAACTTTCTTACCTGGACCAGCTCCCCAATGGTTTAATGGTGAATATGTCGTAATACCTGCGCAAAGTAATGGTGCTGCGACGTCAAGTTCAATATTGTCAGGAATTCTGACAACAAAATCCTCAGTTACGACAATATGGGTAGAATAGCCACCTTGTGTAGGCTCACCATATTTGTCAACACCAGCATATGTAGGAACATTTCCTTTGAGACAGTATTGTTCTTCCCCTTTAATGCAGTTGTCACATTTTCCACATGAGTCAACCATACATCCGACCCCTACTCGGTCACCGACTTTATACTTTGTCACCTCAGCTCCAACATCTGTGACAACTCCAGCGATCTCGTGTCCAGGTACAAGAGGATAATTCACGGGACCCCATTCACCGTGAGCAGTATGGATGTCAGAGTGACATATGCCTGCATATTTAATTTCAATTAGAACATCATGTAAATCAAGATCACGTCTTTTAATTTCAGCAACTCGGAACGGCTTGTCTGGACCGTCGACTGCTCGCGCTTTAGCTGTTGTCATTTGTTTAACCTCCAATATAATTCGTTCTTTCAAGAGAATTGAGTCGGGATCAGGTATAAATACTTAACTTCCCTTTGATTCTTTTCTTTCATTTTCTCTTGCAAAACTAGAATAATCCCTATAGTTAACTCTAGGTCAAGCATTAAGTTTGTACAGGATACGACACAAACCAAAAAAATGAATTCTTTAGACTTTTACATTAAGCAAACAAAATGATAAAATTTTATCAAAACATAGAGTTAACTCGAAGTCTATATCGAGAAAAAGGAGGTAAATTAATATGACATATTCTATAAGCGAAGTTGCAAAAGAATTAAATCTCACAGTGTATGCCTTACGTTACTACGATAAGGAGGGCCTAATGCCTTTTGTAGAGCGTAGCCCTAGTGGAACCAGATTATTTAAAGAATCCGATATTGAAGCATTAAAAATTATTCAATGTCTAAAATCTACCGGGATGCCTATTAAGGAAATTAAAGGTTTCATTGAATGGTGTTCTGAGGGCGATTCCACTTTGCAGCAAAGATATGACTTGTTTTTGGAGCGAAAAGCTACAGTAGAAGCACAGTTAGAAGAACTGAATAAAACAATGGAACTCATAAATCATAAATGCAACTATTACATGACCGCCTTGGACGCAGGAACGGAAGATATTCATAAGAATAACAAAATAGGGAATTTTTAACTAACTGAAAAACCACCTGCCCTTCATAATTGTTGATCTGAAGGACAGGTGGTTTGTTTTATGATAAGAATCCCTGAAGAAGGAAAGCCATTTAAGGTCGCTGTCATTGAGTCTTATCTGTTTAATTGTTTCACTTTTATAGGCTTATTTTCCCTGCTAAGTTTGATGATTTCCCCGATAATACTGATTGCAATTTCTTCTGTTGTTTCCGAGCCAATTTCCAATCCGATTGGAGAATGGATCTGCTCCAACTGTTCTTGTGTGACTCCTTCACTTTTTAATTTTTCAAATATGTTTATGACCTTTCGCTTGCTGGCGACCATCCCAATATATGCAATCGGAAATTGTAGTGCCATTTTTAATGCGATATCATCACGATCTTTTGTAACAATTACCACGTAAGACTTTTCATTGAGGTTGGCTGCAAGCATTGCCTCTCCAATATCCTCATTCACAAAAAGGTTGGACGCATTAGGAAAACGTTCCTTCGTACAGTAACCAATCCGATCATCGACAATACAATAAGGATATTCAAGAAAATCAGCAAGCTTTGCTAACGCATAGCCTAAATGACCGGCACCAGCCAGAACGAGTTCAGGCCTGCTTGTATAGACTTCAATAAACACCCGCAACGTTCCGCCACAATTCATTTGAATCCCGTCTTTTGCATGTTTATTCAGTTTGTATTCAACGATTTTTGATTGACCCTTTTCGAGCGCCTTTACACTCTCTTCGATAATATAGTGTTCAGCCAAGCCCCCTCCGACAGTTCCTTCAATCGTACCATCACGGTATACAATCATTTTTCCAACATGGCTGGGAGTCGAGCCTTTCGATTCAATAATCATGGCTAAAGCAAAGGTGTCGTTTTGACGTGTCAGCTTGGCCACTTTTTCCATCAACAGCATGAATAGCTCCCCTTTTTTTAAAATTAATTCGATTGATATTGCTTCATGCAAAGAAAATAACGTAAAAGATTTAAGGCGACTGTTTTTCTGTATAAAGCGGTAGAGCGCTGATCGTCGATTGGTTTTATGATCTTATCGAAAGCTGCCACAATCTGAGCGATGTCTGCATCTGCTAATGGTATGGTCAATCCAAGCAACTTCTTTTCAATATCAATGGAACGAACCATAGTAGGCCCGACAGCCCCGAATGCAAAGCGAACATCTTTTATTCGAAAACCATTTAACCGGATATATCCTGCAAACGATACTTTGGCAATTGCATCTGCGTTGCGGTTGCCGACTTTCTCAAAAACGACATGAGAACCTTCTTCTAATACGGATGGCAATATAATTTCAATCAACATTTCATTGTGATGACGTTGAACCCTTCGTGGACCTTGAATAAAATCACTAATAGCTACTACACGATCACCATTAACGGAGCGCAGCAAAAGTTTTGTGTTGTATACATATAATAATGGCAGTGTGTCCCCAGCTGGAGAAGCGTTGCAAATATTTCCGCCCAATGTCCCTCTGTTTCTAATGGCCGGTGCCGCAATCGTTTTAATTGCGTTCTTTAATGGGATTGGAATAAGCGGGTCTTCAAGTAACTCGCTATAGGTACAGCAGGTACCGATGTGGAGATCCTTATGATTTTGATACACCCGCTTTAGCTCAGAAAAGTGATCAATAAAAACAACCGGCTTAGGAATTTTTGGTGGGACTCCCCTTCGACTTTTGTGAAGGACCATGACATCGGTGCCACCGGCAATGATCGTACAGTCTTCTTGATTCAATTGGCTCAAAGTTTGGTCTAAACAATCGAAGCGATACGTAGTTATTTTCTCTGCCATATGCCGTCCCCTTTTTTAGCTGCCAGGTTAATTGCATCAACAATCATATTGTAGCCCGTACATCGGCACAGATTTCCGGAAATACCTTCACGAATCTCAACCTCTGAAGGATGAGGATTTTTGGATAATAAATCTGCACTTGCCATGACCATTCCAGGAATGCAAAAACCGCATTGTACTCCTCCGGCAGTGGAATAGCTCTCATCTAAAATCTTAAATTTTTCCGTTTCCATGATCCCTTCAATCGTTTGAATATCAGCTCCATCAATCGAGCCAATTGGAATAAGGCAGCTGTTTTGCAGGAGGTTATTCACAAAAACACTGCAGGCTCCACATTCTCCTTCACCGCAGCCTTCCTTTGTTCCGATTAACTCAAACTCATCTCTTACTAAATCTAGTAATCTTTCTGTGGCAGGGGCGTCAGTTTCAACGGTTCTTCCATTAAGCGTAAATTTAATCAACCTCTTCACCTTCTCTCATCCAAAGACTTTCAATAATGACTTCTGGTGTAATTGGGATTTGCTGAAAAGAAGTTTGCAGTGCATCCTCAATCGCAGCTTGGACTGCTGGAGCGCCGCCGATCAAAGTCAATTCTCCTGCCCCTTTTGCCCCGTATGGACCATCAGCATAGGGATTATCAAATACCTTACTGCCGATTGAAACAACGTCCAATGAAGTCGGGGGCCCATAATCTGATATGCTTTTTTGTTGGATTTTCCCTTGCTTTGACGTCATCTTTTCTAGATAACCGTACGCTAATCCTTGAGCTAAACCCCCGTCAATCTGGCCTTTCATAATCCGTTCATCGATGACCTTTCCAACTTCATAATTGCCGTATACTTTTTCCAACTTTACATTTCCTGTTAATCGATCAACTTCTACTTCAACGAAATTAACGCCCCATGAATAAGCCGGGTAGGCATCACCCGTGAATGTCGTTTCGTCCCAAGGAATCATTTCACGGTGAACATAGTTCTCAACTATTTCTTGTTCCACTCCTATTTGCCACTGATTTTTAAGTTTTTTTGCGGCACGTTCAAGCAATTTTCCCACGATCATTGTCGTCCTGGAGGCTACTGTCGGACCGGAGTCGGGAACCTCTTTTGTATCGGGATAAGGATACAAAATTTCTTCGTACGGGAGGTCTAGTTCTTTGGCGACAATTTTACAAAGCGTCGTCAAAATGCCTTGTCCTATATCTGAATTTGAAATTTTTAGCGATACCTTATCGTCCTTTGATTTAATCAGCTTCACCGTTGCTTTAATATGATCTCTTTCACCACTCCCTGTAAATCCACATCCGTGGAGGAAAAGCGAAGTTCCTATGCCTTTTTTATAGCGCTGATTTTGCTGATTGAAACGCTGAAACTGCTCTTTTTTCTTCTTGTAATCTGACACGTTGAGTAGGTCCTCAACCATTTCTTCCATTAATATTGGGTCTCGGAATTTTCCTTTTGTAATAGTGGGGTCTCCTTGTTTAACGAGAAATTTAAGTTTATATTCAAGTGATTCGATGTTTGCCAGTTTACTAAGATGTCCAATATGACTTTCGATTCCGGCAAAGCTTTGTGGAGCACCAAAGCCTCTAAAGGCACCGTTCGGTACTGTATTGGTTTTTAAAACATAACCTTTTGCATGAAAATGCGGAATTTTATAAACACCCGCACTGTTTATTAATGCACGTTGCAGCACGACAGAGCTCAATCCAACATTCGCTCCTCCATCAAGAAAAATGTCAACACACATGCTCAAAATATTTCCTTCCTTATCAATGGCTGTTCGATATTTTAGTTTGGCAGGATGCCTTTTCGTCGTAACCACCATATCCTCAGATCGATCGAACACGAGCATCACCGATTTTTTGACTGCTTTAGCAGCAACGGCTACGTGACACGCCATCATTGAAGGATAATCTTCTTTGCCGCCAAAACCTCCGCCGGTAGGACTTTGAACAACTCTGACTTCATCATCACCACATGCTAAAGCGCTTAGCAATGCATTTTTTATATAATAAAGACATTGCATCGATCCCTGGACAATAATTTCATCATCCTTATAAATGGCGAGCATTCCTTGTGGCTCAAGGTACACATGCTCCTGATAGCCCGTATCATATTCTTCTTCGATGATTTGATGAGCTCCCTGCTCAATTGCTGAAATATTCGCTAAGCTCTCTCCAAATTCATAACTTGCCATACACGTGGATGTTGATTTTTGTTTGATTGCTTCTTCCAATGTATAAATAGCCTGATGTTCTTCAAATTCAATCTTCACTTCATCTAACAAACTGTACAAGATATTCAGATCTTTTCCAACGAGCATGAGAATCGGCTCACCAATATAATTGACCCACTCATTGGCAAAAATGGGCTGATCTTCTTTGATAATTTTGACATAATTCGGTCCGGTGATATGCTCTGCACCAACAGCTTCATAATTATCCGGAAGAATTGGTAATTGAATAGATATGATTTTCCCATAAGCAATTGGCGACCGATATAAAACACCATAAACCATCTTCTCTACTTTCACGTCACTAATATAGGGCAACTGGCCAGATACTTTACCTTTATGGTCCTTTTTGGGCACAGAGGTGCTTATGTCTTTTAGATTCATTGCAACAACACCCTTCGACTCATTTTTTAATAGACATATGATTAATAGAAACCTCTTCCTACGATTTTATATATAAGAATGATATTTTATGATTAATTTCATTCAACAATATCGTTTTTTTATTTATTTCAAATTTAATTACAGTGAAAAATATGCGAAAGGTATAAAAAAACAGCCATATCCAGAAGGAATGCCTGTAATCAATATTTGACTATCGTACCCTTTGTAGAATAAGAATCTTTGTTCAATATTACTTATTTACGATAATTCTTTTATTTACCAAGCGTCCATTGTATTATGCTCTGAACCATCTAGTGCTCTTTCAAGTTGATGGAAACCTAATTTGATGTAAAGGAGATTAGCTGCTTGGAGCTTTTTGATTGTTTCTAAGTAACCGTATGTTTAGTGTTCCTTCGCAAAGCAAAAATATATAATTATGTGTCATACATTACCGTCTTCATCAATTAAATTCACCTAGCGAAAATGATAATAATCAATGGCTTTTTGGTAATCATCCAGCGTATCAACATCCATAATTACTCCTGGGTCATCTACATTTACGTATTCCTTTTCGAAACCTCCCAGGACCTCACGCAAACTACTTTCTGGGTTGGTATCGAGAATTTTCTGTTTCACTTCGCTTGATAATTTGATGGGATGACCACCTTTATAATTAAAGCTGGGAATAACTACATTCCCTTTGTATTTTGAAATTAGCTGAACGGTCTCTTTTTTAACAAGTGGACAATCTCCTGGTGTTATAAAGAAGGCTGGGGCATTTATTTCTTTACAGCCTCTTTGAATGGAAGTAAACATCCCCTGGTTAAAGTTTTCATTATAAACAACCTTTACCTGAAATGAGTAGGCATTTTTATTGCATACTTTTGCCATTTCCTCTTGAATGAGTTCCATTTTAAAGCCAGCTACAACGATTACTCTGCTGCATAATCCTTCAAATTTAGAAATCGTTTGCTCCAACACGGTCATTTGCCCCAGTTGCAAAGTCATTTTAAATGCATTCGCTCGGCTTGAATATCCAGCAGCTAAGACGATGGCTTCCATTTTTATCACCCTAATCTATCGTATAATCTTAATCATCTATTCGTCTTGTCACTTTTATACCCAAATCGTTTACATTCCCATACAGAGAAATCTCAAACTTTGTTTCACTAATGGTGATATGTTCATTTTGAACGACATTATAACAATGTCCACACCAGACATTTCTTATCTTATTTGATAATCTTTATGATCTATCATTCATTAATAGACCTTTACGCCTCACTTGCTTTTTAACATTTCGAAGGTATCACAAAAATAGCCACTAGAAAGTTTCTAGTGGCCAACACCAATTGTAGAAGTCACATAACTAGATAATAAGAGGGTACTTGTCGTCTCCATACCTATTAACTATAGCAAGAGTATCTATTCTTATATACTCACCTATTTGATTCAACAAATAGGTCAAGAAAGAAGAAAAGTGAGTTTTTTAGCATCATAAACGTTAACAAGAAATCATCCTGCTACTTAATCATACACATCTCCCCTTTTTCATCAAAAGCGAGCTTTAAGTCAAACGCAAAAAGAGTGGGGCCATTTTGAATATAATAGTTGTATCTCTTGAAAGCCTCCTCCCATGAAACATCCTCCACATTCTCTGTCCACCACACTACATATGAAAGATGTTTCTCTTGATCTGGCTCCATCCATCTGTTCCTATTTCGCAATGCTTGGCTATGCTTACCTGAATAGGTAAAACGATATAACGATTGTAGGCTTTTCCATATCGTTAATGTCTGAACAGGGTAACCTTTCCCTTTAGCTTCTTCAGGGAAAGACACTCCATCTGATGAAAACTCCTCTACAAGATGTCCTGATACATATGCCTGACGCATTACTTTATATCCCATTTCATAAAACTCACGAGATTTAGGGTGGTCATAGGGGTGATTTAGCTTACCAACAGTATAAATTGAAACTAAAGCCATAAACAGCCCTCCATTTACAGTATATACCTAGGTATATTCAAATTAGATGGGATCTTATAACTTCTATTTATCAAGTACAAAAGCGTAATCAGCCTTAAGAGTAAGAAAAAAACGATCGTCAACAAGTACAATCACTCCTGTATCTGTCTCAGACCTTCCTTACAATGTGTTAGAAACTGTACAGACTGTATACAAATTCGATCTGGCGCTAAATACAAGATCGCGTCAAGTTGAGGGTAAGTCGAATGATAAAAATATGGGATGTTGATTTTCCCCCAAAAAATAAAATAGAGCCGAATGAAAGACCACTCGGCTCTATTTTATTTAATCTTGTCCTATTTTCAATGCTTCTTCCGCATTTTTGAGGTCTTGAGAAACTTGTTCTTTGATATCGTATGCATGGTACATCTCTTTTTCTATCA encodes:
- a CDS encoding DUF3291 domain-containing protein; translation: MALVSIYTVGKLNHPYDHPKSREFYEMGYKVMRQAYVSGHLVEEFSSDGVSFPEEAKGKGYPVQTLTIWKSLQSLYRFTYSGKHSQALRNRNRWMEPDQEKHLSYVVWWTENVEDVSWEEAFKRYNYYIQNGPTLFAFDLKLAFDEKGEMCMIK
- a CDS encoding FAD binding domain-containing protein; its protein translation is MAEKITTYRFDCLDQTLSQLNQEDCTIIAGGTDVMVLHKSRRGVPPKIPKPVVFIDHFSELKRVYQNHKDLHIGTCCTYSELLEDPLIPIPLKNAIKTIAAPAIRNRGTLGGNICNASPAGDTLPLLYVYNTKLLLRSVNGDRVVAISDFIQGPRRVQRHHNEMLIEIILPSVLEEGSHVVFEKVGNRNADAIAKVSFAGYIRLNGFRIKDVRFAFGAVGPTMVRSIDIEKKLLGLTIPLADADIAQIVAAFDKIIKPIDDQRSTALYRKTVALNLLRYFLCMKQYQSN
- a CDS encoding xanthine dehydrogenase family protein molybdopterin-binding subunit, with protein sequence MNLKDISTSVPKKDHKGKVSGQLPYISDVKVEKMVYGVLYRSPIAYGKIISIQLPILPDNYEAVGAEHITGPNYVKIIKEDQPIFANEWVNYIGEPILMLVGKDLNILYSLLDEVKIEFEEHQAIYTLEEAIKQKSTSTCMASYEFGESLANISAIEQGAHQIIEEEYDTGYQEHVYLEPQGMLAIYKDDEIIVQGSMQCLYYIKNALLSALACGDDEVRVVQSPTGGGFGGKEDYPSMMACHVAVAAKAVKKSVMLVFDRSEDMVVTTKRHPAKLKYRTAIDKEGNILSMCVDIFLDGGANVGLSSVVLQRALINSAGVYKIPHFHAKGYVLKTNTVPNGAFRGFGAPQSFAGIESHIGHLSKLANIESLEYKLKFLVKQGDPTITKGKFRDPILMEEMVEDLLNVSDYKKKKEQFQRFNQQNQRYKKGIGTSLFLHGCGFTGSGERDHIKATVKLIKSKDDKVSLKISNSDIGQGILTTLCKIVAKELDLPYEEILYPYPDTKEVPDSGPTVASRTTMIVGKLLERAAKKLKNQWQIGVEQEIVENYVHREMIPWDETTFTGDAYPAYSWGVNFVEVEVDRLTGNVKLEKVYGNYEVGKVIDERIMKGQIDGGLAQGLAYGYLEKMTSKQGKIQQKSISDYGPPTSLDVVSIGSKVFDNPYADGPYGAKGAGELTLIGGAPAVQAAIEDALQTSFQQIPITPEVIIESLWMREGEEVD
- a CDS encoding (2Fe-2S)-binding protein → MIKFTLNGRTVETDAPATERLLDLVRDEFELIGTKEGCGEGECGACSVFVNNLLQNSCLIPIGSIDGADIQTIEGIMETEKFKILDESYSTAGGVQCGFCIPGMVMASADLLSKNPHPSEVEIREGISGNLCRCTGYNMIVDAINLAAKKGDGIWQRK
- a CDS encoding nucleotidyltransferase family protein; the protein is MEAIVLAAGYSSRANAFKMTLQLGQMTVLEQTISKFEGLCSRVIVVAGFKMELIQEEMAKVCNKNAYSFQVKVVYNENFNQGMFTSIQRGCKEINAPAFFITPGDCPLVKKETVQLISKYKGNVVIPSFNYKGGHPIKLSSEVKQKILDTNPESSLREVLGGFEKEYVNVDDPGVIMDVDTLDDYQKAIDYYHFR
- a CDS encoding XdhC family protein produces the protein MLLMEKVAKLTRQNDTFALAMIIESKGSTPSHVGKMIVYRDGTIEGTVGGGLAEHYIIEESVKALEKGQSKIVEYKLNKHAKDGIQMNCGGTLRVFIEVYTSRPELVLAGAGHLGYALAKLADFLEYPYCIVDDRIGYCTKERFPNASNLFVNEDIGEAMLAANLNEKSYVVIVTKDRDDIALKMALQFPIAYIGMVASKRKVINIFEKLKSEGVTQEQLEQIHSPIGLEIGSETTEEIAISIIGEIIKLSRENKPIKVKQLNR